The genomic stretch AGAAGTATAAGAAAGCACTGTTCCCTGTCTtgataaaatattttatgaaCTCAACCACAGGGCATATGAAATTGGAATCCCCAAGGATTTCACCCATGGCATCACGATAATTGAAAGGGTTCTCTTCATCCTTCCAGTCAGTATAGTGAAAAACAACAGTTTCCAGCCCAATTTCATTTGCTTCTGGAAAGGTTAATTTTAAACATGCCCGAAATTCTTCTTCATCAATAAGGCTGTAATTATCTTTGCTAAAGCCTGGTGCACCATATGCAAGAAAAGGTGCACCTTCATCTTTGTTCACTCCCATCAAGATCTGGGTTTGTTTAAATTTCCCATTCTTCAGCAGAGCAGCTGGTGTGTCAGCAAGAAAGTCGCTGTCAACTACTGGAGTGAAATAGAGTTCTAGAAGAGCACTGTGTTTTAAGACAGAAACTTGTTTGTCAAGGATATCCTGAGGATCTTTGTTCTGAAGACAAAAAATTATCTCTGTTTCATTGTTGCTTGTACAGTGAAGGAGTTGGGCAAGTGCCAGAGTTCTCCGCCTAGCTTCGGAGGGAAGGAGTACACCCCATGGGGCATTTCCAGCACCACTTTGTAAGATTGCTCTTGTGAAGAGAGGATGACTTTGAGGAGAAAGAATATGATAGGCGATACAACCAGCCCCAGCACTTTCTCCAAATAATGTCACACTTTTAGAATTGCCACCAAAAGCTGCTATATTATCCTGGATCCAGTCAAGTGCCAGTCGTTGGTCAAATAATCCTACATTTCCAGGAGCTTCTTCATTTCCTGGCAAAGCCAAAAACCCAAAGGCCCCTAGCCTATAATTCATTGAAACAACAATAACTCTTTCTACTCGAGCTAGAAACTTGCCATCATAAACATTCAAGGAGGAGGTCCCAGACTGGAAGCCACCGCCATAGATCCATACCATAACAGTTGCATTTTTAGGTTTGGGAGAAGGAACCCAAACATTGAGGTAAAGGCAGTCTTCACTGAGGTTTGTGTTTGGGTTCCACATTTCTGATCCTGTGAATCCAGGAAAAGTATCATCTCTGTTCTGGAAACAAGAGTTTGCATACCGGCTGGCATCCCAGATACCACTCCATTCTTCTCGAGGTTGTGGCTTCCTGAATCGGAGCCGACCAATAGGGGGCACTGCATAAGGAATCCCAAGGAAAGCAGTTACTGCTCCTCCAAGCACAGGTAAAGTAACCCCTTTAACTCTTCCATTCTTTGTGGCAATTATTGTGTCATCCCCAGAGACCACCTTCTTGACAAACATATAGATCAGAAGAAGACACAGAAGAATTCTTGTGTGGACACACCCCACGTTAGCAAGCATGTTGATttctgaaataaagaaaaaaggaagattttAATCAAAACTGTATGTGCATAGAGTTATGAAATTTACAAAAACTGtacaatggtgctttctgcaccgccatttgggacgtcctccggacgtcccattttaaaaaaggggcgtctcttacagatgcccctgggcctagtacggactccgtctgtacaagatggcgccggcccttctacatggccggcgccatctttgcgtatcggactctgagcgtccgtacgcatcgcgccgcttgtgacgtagtgagcgcgcccctggcgcctcgctacgtcgcaaacgcgacggaaaaagaagctccattttggagcttctttttcggtccgcgcgggagtcgggccatgtgaaggctccggctcccccgcggacctactggcggcggcggcagaccgccgcaaagcggcggtctgtaccccaccaataTAACCATAACACTTTGGCAATAATAAACTGTGCACCCAGGCCAGATAAAGAAAGATGAACTCTTGAAGTCAGAACAGCTGTGATAAGGGTAAGGGAAGCATTGTTTCTAAACTTATCACAGTTTTTCACCACTGCCTTAGAGGACCCTGGCTATATTCGCCCAATGATTCTCAGAGAACCACATGAATtgcaaaaaattaaagaaaaaggaagggaaagagggaaatttGGAAGAGATCAGAAGTGTATTTCTTGTCAGAAGAACTGTGCAGGTGGTCATGAATTTAGAGAATTACatgtcagtattattattattattattattattaacctttatttataaagcgctgtaaatttacacagcgctgtacatacaatttttttaattggacagttccctgccctcaggcttacaatctaaaaagaaacgacacaaaaggagaagggagtggtggtggggaaggggatgagggccagcagttcttctctacctccaaggcctggatcaggggattAGAAGCCTTCAGAAGAGGTAATTCACTTTCTCTgtcttaatctctctctctctctctctttcaacagcaaaacagaggTTCCTCTGGAGAGGTCAAGGAACAGAAAAACAGCATTTGGACCACATGCAGTCCCAAGACTAAACTTTCCTGACACTCCACATTTTAACACTAACACAAACCAGTTAC from Sceloporus undulatus isolate JIND9_A2432 ecotype Alabama chromosome 3, SceUnd_v1.1, whole genome shotgun sequence encodes the following:
- the BCHE gene encoding cholinesterase yields the protein MLANVGCVHTRILLCLLLIYMFVKKVVSGDDTIIATKNGRVKGVTLPVLGGAVTAFLGIPYAVPPIGRLRFRKPQPREEWSGIWDASRYANSCFQNRDDTFPGFTGSEMWNPNTNLSEDCLYLNVWVPSPKPKNATVMVWIYGGGFQSGTSSLNVYDGKFLARVERVIVVSMNYRLGAFGFLALPGNEEAPGNVGLFDQRLALDWIQDNIAAFGGNSKSVTLFGESAGAGCIAYHILSPQSHPLFTRAILQSGAGNAPWGVLLPSEARRRTLALAQLLHCTSNNETEIIFCLQNKDPQDILDKQVSVLKHSALLELYFTPVVDSDFLADTPAALLKNGKFKQTQILMGVNKDEGAPFLAYGAPGFSKDNYSLIDEEEFRACLKLTFPEANEIGLETVVFHYTDWKDEENPFNYRDAMGEILGDSNFICPVVEFIKYFIKTGNSAFLYFFEHRSSKLAWPEWMGVPHGYEIEFVFGLPLERRANYTKAEEILSRSILKYWASFAKTGTPNGTQINGTRWPVFTAAEQKYLTLSTDSSKICTKLRAQQCRFWNIFFPKVLEMTGNIDEAEQEWKAGILRWNNYMMDWKNQFNEYTSKRESCSSL